CAGCTCGACGGCGCCCGGAACGTGGTCAAGAACCCGCTCAACGCGGTCCGCTGCCCAACGCGGCGGGGCGGGAGCGTGTTCCCCCAGGTGGCCAACGGCACGTTCATCGCGCACAACGCTGCGGACAACCCGGCCGAGGACAACTCCGTGGGACGCAGCGACTACGCCGCCAACACCGGCGACGGCAACGACAACGAGATCAACGGCGGCCCCGCCAGCCTGGCCGCCGCCCAATCGTTCACTTGGTGCAACACCCCCACCGGCAGGAAGATCGCCTGCGGCGGCGGGTTCACCGGATTCACGGGCATCAGCTTCCAGCGGAGCCAGGTCGCGATCAAGCACGTCACCGACGGCACGACCACCACCTACCTGCTGGGCGAGAAGTACCTCGACCCCGACGACTACGAGACCGGCCGGGACGGCGGGGACAACGAGACCTGGTGCACCGGGATCAACAACGACAATTTCCGGACGGGCTACGCCCCCCCGATGAAAGACACGCCCTCGGTCTCCGAGGTCACCCGCTTCGGCAGCGCGCACGTGGCTGGCCTCAACATGGCGTACTGCGACGGCCACGTGGAGCACGTGGTGTTCTCGGTAGACCAGTACGTCCACCGCGGCGCGTCGATCCGGAACGACGGTCAGGTGAACCTTGACGAGTACTACAACCCCAACGAAGGCGACGTGAGGTAGCTCCAGGCACGCTAGCCCCGGCGTTGACTCGGTGACGAGCGGGTCCCACCTCCGTGCCGGGCGTTTGGCAAGTGGTCGGCCGCCCAACGGCTTCGCCCATGGTCGGGCGGATACCCCCCCACCCCGCCGCGCGTTACGCTGTTCTTTTCGACAGCACAGCAGCGGAGGAGCGGGATGAACTGGATTGCGGCGGCGGGGGTCTGGGGGGCGTTGGGGATCGCGATCGGGGCGTTCGGCGCCCACGGACTGCCGGCCTACCTCGAGGCCAACGGCTACGACGCCGCGGCTATCGCCCAGCGGCTAGACACGTTCAACACCGGCGCCCAGTACCAGATGTACGCGGCGCTGGCCATGCTGGGGGTGGGCGTCGCACGGCTTTCTGTGCCCAGCAATCTGCTGGGCGCCGCCGGTTGGGCGCTGCTGGCGGGATCACTAGTCTTCAGCGGCCTGCTGTACGCCATCGCCCTCTTGAGCGACGACTTCCGCTGGCTCGGCGCCATCGTGCCGATCGGCGGCCTGTCGATGATCGCGGGATGGGTGCTTATCGCGGTCGCTGGTTTCGCCCGGCGCAGGTTAGGTGTGTCCCAGGACTGACCCGTAGCCCCCGGCTCTGCCGGGGGATGAATTGTGAAGATCGGTTCGGCCGTCCGAGTCGTCACCAACGCAGAGCCGGTTGGTTTGAGTTGTTGGCTTGCGACGCCAGCAGGTAGCCATGTGTGCCGGAGCACATCCGCGGGGCGCCCCCACCCCAACCCTCCCCCAACGGGGGAGGGAGTACGTACAAGAAAAAAGCCGCCGCGTGGGGCCCAGTCCCACGCGGCGGCGTATCGAACAAACAGCGGTTGGCGGCGAGTGGTTGGTGGTTGAAGGCTATCCACAACCCACCTACTACGCACCACCTGCCACTAAACTGCCTGTAGCATCTCGAGCTCGGCTGCGAGCCGCTTCCGCGCGACGTGCAGCCGGCGCTTGATGGTGCCGACCGGCGCCCGGAACGCGACGCTCATCTCGTTGAGCGACTCGCCCCGCACGTAGAACGCGACCAGCGTGCTGCGGTCCATCTCGCCGAGTCGGTCCAGGCCGCCGCGGACCTGCTGGGCCCGCTCGTTGGTGAGCGCGGTGTCCAGCGGGGTGCGGTCCTCGTAGACGGTGGCCTCGAGGGTCTGCGGCTCGGCCGACACAACCGGCTTGCGCCGGACCTGGCGGTTGATGGCCATGCGGACGGTGATCTGCCGCAGCCAGCCGCCGATGGCCGCCGGCTCCTTGAGCTGATCGATCCGCTGCATCGCCTTCATGAACACGTCCTGGGCGAGCTCGAGCGCCTCGGCTTCGTCTCCGAGGCGACGCAGCGCCACGCTCTTGACCATCCCCTCGTAACGCTCGACCAGCTCGCCGAACGCGGCCCGGTCACCCGTCTGGGCGGCGCGGACCAGCGACTCGAGTGGGGTTTCGCTCGACGCGGTTTGGGCTTCTAAGGTTTCGGTAGCGAAAGTCATGTTCTCTCTCCGCGAACTGGCCCGGCGAAACGCCGAGAGCCAAGGGAAGGTCCAGAAAGCGACGGGCCCGAGGA
This genomic interval from Posidoniimonas corsicana contains the following:
- a CDS encoding DUF1559 family PulG-like putative transporter, translated to MLVVFSRRRELRRGFTLVELLVVIAIIGILIALLLPAVQSARESARNMQCRNNLKQLALGALNHHSTAGHFPTGGWGYFWVGDADRGFGRDQPGGWVFNTLPYMEEQALYDLAGDGASGTMSQAQLDGARNVVKNPLNAVRCPTRRGGSVFPQVANGTFIAHNAADNPAEDNSVGRSDYAANTGDGNDNEINGGPASLAAAQSFTWCNTPTGRKIACGGGFTGFTGISFQRSQVAIKHVTDGTTTTYLLGEKYLDPDDYETGRDGGDNETWCTGINNDNFRTGYAPPMKDTPSVSEVTRFGSAHVAGLNMAYCDGHVEHVVFSVDQYVHRGASIRNDGQVNLDEYYNPNEGDVR
- a CDS encoding DUF423 domain-containing protein; the encoded protein is MNWIAAAGVWGALGIAIGAFGAHGLPAYLEANGYDAAAIAQRLDTFNTGAQYQMYAALAMLGVGVARLSVPSNLLGAAGWALLAGSLVFSGLLYAIALLSDDFRWLGAIVPIGGLSMIAGWVLIAVAGFARRRLGVSQD
- a CDS encoding RNA polymerase sigma factor; this translates as MTFATETLEAQTASSETPLESLVRAAQTGDRAAFGELVERYEGMVKSVALRRLGDEAEALELAQDVFMKAMQRIDQLKEPAAIGGWLRQITVRMAINRQVRRKPVVSAEPQTLEATVYEDRTPLDTALTNERAQQVRGGLDRLGEMDRSTLVAFYVRGESLNEMSVAFRAPVGTIKRRLHVARKRLAAELEMLQAV